The following are from one region of the Escherichia sp. E4742 genome:
- a CDS encoding PP2C family serine/threonine-protein phosphatase: MTWRLVYASAVGTSHISADLPCQDACQMQVAWLNDQHPLLVMFLADGAGSVSQGGEGAMLAVNEAMAYMSQKVQNGEFGLNDVLATDIVLTIRQRLFAEAEDKELAVRDFACTFLGLISSANGTLIMQIGDGGVVVDFGHGLQLPLTPMVGEYANMTHFITDEDAVSRLETFTSTERAHKVAAFTDGIQRLALNMLDNSPHVPFFTPFFNGLATATQEQLDLLPELLKQFLSSPAVNERTDDDKTLALAMWLP; the protein is encoded by the coding sequence GTGACCTGGCGTCTGGTTTATGCATCAGCCGTTGGAACGTCGCACATTAGCGCTGATTTACCTTGTCAGGATGCCTGCCAGATGCAGGTTGCCTGGTTAAACGATCAGCATCCATTACTGGTGATGTTTCTTGCTGATGGTGCAGGCAGCGTCTCGCAGGGTGGCGAAGGTGCGATGCTTGCCGTCAATGAAGCGATGGCTTATATGTCGCAAAAAGTGCAGAACGGTGAATTTGGACTCAATGATGTCCTCGCCACGGATATTGTACTGACCATTCGTCAGCGACTTTTTGCCGAGGCGGAAGATAAAGAATTAGCGGTTCGCGATTTTGCCTGCACATTTCTGGGACTAATTTCATCAGCTAATGGCACCTTGATTATGCAGATTGGCGATGGCGGCGTGGTGGTGGATTTTGGTCACGGTCTGCAATTGCCGCTCACGCCGATGGTGGGTGAATATGCCAACATGACGCACTTCATTACCGATGAAGATGCCGTTTCCAGACTGGAAACTTTCACCAGCACTGAGCGTGCGCATAAAGTTGCAGCATTTACGGATGGTATCCAGCGGCTGGCGTTAAATATGCTGGATAATTCTCCGCATGTGCCTTTCTTTACCCCGTTTTTCAATGGACTGGCGACAGCAACGCAGGAACAACTCGATTTATTACCTGAATTGTTAAAGCAGTTTTTGTCCAGCCCAGCGGTAAACGAGCGTACCGATGATGATAAAACATTAGCACTGGCTATGTGGT
- a CDS encoding vWA domain-containing protein, with the protein MSEQITFATSDFASNPEPRCPCILLLDVSGSMSGRPINELNAGLVTFRDELLADPLALKRVELGIVTFGPVHVEQPFTSAANFFPPILFAQGDTPMGAAITKALDMVEERKREYRANGISYYRPWIFLITDGAPTDEWQAAANKVFQGEEDKKFAFFTIGVQGADMKTLAQISVRQPLPLQGLQFRELFSWLSSSLRSVSRSTPGTEVVLEAPKGWTSV; encoded by the coding sequence ATGAGCGAACAAATCACGTTTGCTACCAGCGATTTTGCCAGTAACCCGGAACCACGTTGCCCCTGCATTTTGCTGCTGGATGTTTCTGGCTCGATGAGCGGCAGACCTATTAATGAACTTAACGCCGGACTGGTTACCTTTCGTGATGAACTGCTTGCTGATCCGCTGGCTTTAAAAAGAGTGGAACTCGGCATTGTGACGTTCGGCCCGGTGCATGTGGAACAACCCTTTACCAGCGCCGCTAATTTTTTCCCCCCTATCCTGTTTGCTCAGGGGGATACGCCAATGGGCGCCGCCATTACCAAAGCCCTGGATATGGTTGAAGAGCGGAAACGTGAGTACCGCGCAAATGGCATTTCGTATTATCGTCCGTGGATTTTCCTGATCACCGATGGCGCACCAACCGATGAGTGGCAGGCTGCCGCCAACAAAGTGTTTCAGGGGGAAGAAGATAAGAAGTTTGCCTTCTTTACCATCGGCGTTCAGGGGGCGGATATGAAGACTCTGGCACAAATCAGCGTTCGTCAGCCTTTGCCTCTGCAGGGATTACAATTCCGTGAACTGTTTAGCTGGTTATCCAGTTCGCTGCGTTCGGTTTCCCGCTCCACGCCGGGAACGGAAGTTGTGCTGGAAGCGCCAAAAGGCTGGACGTCAGTGTGA
- the ibsA gene encoding type I toxin-antitoxin system toxin IbsA yields the protein MMKHVIILVILLVISFQAY from the coding sequence ATGATGAAGCACGTCATCATACTGGTGATACTCTTAGTGATTAGCTTCCAAGCTTACTAA
- a CDS encoding type I toxin-antitoxin system Ibs family toxin, giving the protein MMKVLIIVVLLVISWPAY; this is encoded by the coding sequence ATGATGAAGGTACTCATCATCGTGGTGCTCTTAGTCATTAGCTGGCCAGCTTACTAA
- a CDS encoding tail fiber assembly protein, with the protein MNRYALIKNNIVVNIVVWDGAGDMFADFKAVNISGVAVDIGWIYDGNNFTAPPEPEKTKEQLIQEAELEKEGRIRAANDFINSRQWPGKAAIGRLKGDELEQYNLWLDYLDALDAVDTSTAPEIDWPQQSTIVSYAVTL; encoded by the coding sequence ATGAACAGATATGCACTAATTAAAAACAATATTGTTGTTAACATCGTTGTCTGGGATGGTGCAGGAGATATGTTTGCCGATTTTAAGGCAGTTAATATCTCTGGTGTTGCAGTTGATATTGGATGGATCTATGACGGAAATAATTTCACAGCCCCTCCCGAACCAGAGAAAACTAAAGAACAGTTAATCCAGGAAGCAGAACTCGAAAAAGAAGGACGCATACGTGCTGCAAATGATTTTATTAACAGCAGGCAGTGGCCCGGTAAAGCGGCTATTGGTCGTCTGAAAGGTGACGAACTGGAGCAATATAATTTGTGGCTGGATTATCTGGACGCACTGGATGCTGTAGATACTTCAACTGCACCAGAAATAGACTGGCCTCAGCAATCAACCATTGTTAGCTATGCTGTCACCTTGTAA
- a CDS encoding glycine-rich domain-containing protein, with translation MYRIDTSRQITLPKDARFVVADMIGGGGGGGSNSTTVQPGYASAGQGGNSGSRVVAKFTVDASQKINITIGAGGAGGVPTPATGANGSDGGATIIDGITATGGRGGAKGAAFNVLPTGGPTASPNANNTIPGGAELIAQHIGYGGSSGFLFSDKNALGGKGADSEFGVGGVAVGISSGVNASAGNHARGNGSGGSGAVSIYGSGSTGVSMSGGAGADGLAILWVYG, from the coding sequence GTGTACCGGATTGACACATCCCGGCAAATTACACTGCCGAAAGATGCCAGGTTTGTTGTGGCAGATATGATTGGTGGCGGAGGCGGCGGTGGCAGTAACTCCACGACCGTACAACCCGGATATGCGTCAGCAGGACAGGGCGGGAATTCAGGTAGCCGTGTGGTAGCAAAATTCACAGTTGATGCCAGTCAGAAAATTAATATTACTATTGGCGCAGGTGGTGCGGGGGGCGTGCCAACTCCCGCAACCGGAGCTAATGGAAGTGACGGTGGGGCTACGATTATCGACGGTATTACAGCTACTGGTGGGCGAGGTGGAGCTAAGGGGGCAGCATTTAATGTTCTGCCAACCGGCGGGCCTACAGCGTCTCCGAATGCTAATAACACCATTCCTGGTGGAGCAGAATTGATAGCACAGCATATCGGGTATGGTGGAAGCTCTGGATTTCTGTTCTCGGATAAAAATGCGCTTGGCGGGAAAGGGGCTGACTCTGAATTCGGAGTGGGCGGTGTGGCAGTCGGAATTAGCTCAGGAGTCAATGCATCGGCGGGGAATCATGCCCGAGGTAATGGCTCTGGCGGAAGCGGCGCGGTCTCTATTTACGGCTCAGGCTCTACCGGGGTGTCTATGTCTGGTGGTGCAGGTGCTGACGGTCTGGCGATTTTGTGGGTATACGGATAA
- a CDS encoding DUF2612 domain-containing protein produces the protein MSKYTELITNYHATKPKFLAHVDLMTRPLIDVAAATRGLITAFDIDSAVGVQLDMLGLWIGRSRVVSQPISGVYFSWDTDGLGYDQGVWQGPYDPDSGYMYLSDETYRVILKAKIAINNWDGRNDSLPAILDAATAGSGLRMQIVDNQDMTISVWVFPDTDISDVSRELIAAIKQGYLTVKAAGVWAGGIETPSVETPSEGSKFFGFDMDNEFISGFDVGAWGVLL, from the coding sequence ATGAGCAAATACACCGAACTAATCACGAACTACCACGCCACCAAACCTAAATTTCTTGCACATGTTGATCTGATGACCCGGCCGCTTATTGATGTTGCGGCGGCCACCAGAGGGCTGATTACTGCATTTGATATTGACTCTGCGGTTGGTGTGCAACTTGACATGCTGGGATTGTGGATCGGACGTAGCCGTGTTGTCAGCCAGCCTATCTCAGGTGTCTATTTCAGCTGGGATACCGACGGGCTTGGATATGATCAGGGGGTATGGCAGGGGCCATATGATCCTGATTCCGGATACATGTATCTCAGCGATGAAACTTATCGTGTCATTCTTAAAGCGAAGATTGCGATTAATAACTGGGATGGACGGAATGATTCGCTTCCGGCAATTCTTGACGCTGCAACAGCAGGATCCGGGCTGCGAATGCAGATAGTCGATAACCAGGACATGACGATATCGGTCTGGGTCTTTCCTGATACTGATATTTCAGATGTATCGCGTGAGTTAATTGCGGCAATTAAACAGGGGTATCTCACAGTAAAAGCCGCCGGGGTATGGGCGGGTGGCATTGAAACACCTTCGGTGGAAACCCCATCGGAAGGCTCAAAATTTTTTGGTTTTGATATGGATAACGAATTCATCAGTGGTTTTGATGTAGGAGCATGGGGAGTATTACTCTGA
- a CDS encoding baseplate J/gp47 family protein yields the protein MALNLDSLGLSAKVTAEGISAPDYQTILSTLISYFQQIYGSDAYLEPDSKDGQMVALTALAIHDANNMAITVYNCFSPATGYGAALTSNVKINGISRKGATNSTVDLLLTGTAGTTIINGSVKDSNNVIWRLPASVVVGVDGTVMATATCSVSGAVAALAGTITEINTPTRGWVSVTNPAAATVGSPAETDAELRIRQSQSVALPSITPFEALDGAVSNVTGVTRHKLYENDTGSEDGNGLPPHSVAVIVDGGDVTDIAQAIRGNKGQGTATHGTTSVTVPDKYGNPHVIKFSRSSDVPVYARIKLKVFTGYTSQIGQQIQQAISDYINSLMIGDSVLLSRIYSPANLGVVSGGNARYYDIQELTIGKSPGALSSSNIDIRYNESASCTPENIVITVES from the coding sequence ATGGCTCTGAACCTTGATTCTCTCGGTTTATCTGCAAAGGTAACCGCGGAGGGGATCAGTGCGCCTGATTATCAGACGATACTCAGCACCCTGATTAGCTATTTTCAGCAGATTTATGGCAGTGATGCCTACCTCGAACCGGACAGCAAAGACGGCCAGATGGTGGCTCTGACGGCGCTGGCGATTCATGATGCCAATAATATGGCGATAACTGTCTACAACTGTTTTTCACCGGCAACCGGCTATGGGGCTGCACTGACCAGTAACGTGAAAATAAATGGTATTTCACGTAAAGGCGCGACGAACTCTACGGTTGATTTGCTTCTTACAGGAACTGCCGGAACAACCATCATTAATGGCAGCGTGAAAGACAGTAATAATGTGATATGGCGTTTGCCTGCTTCAGTGGTGGTCGGCGTGGATGGTACAGTGATGGCGACCGCAACATGTTCCGTCAGTGGTGCAGTGGCGGCGCTGGCTGGAACTATCACTGAAATTAATACGCCAACCCGTGGCTGGGTTTCGGTAACTAATCCTGCTGCGGCTACTGTTGGCTCTCCGGCAGAAACTGATGCTGAGTTACGTATCCGCCAGTCGCAAAGTGTTGCGTTGCCATCAATAACCCCATTTGAAGCACTGGATGGTGCTGTTTCTAATGTTACCGGTGTAACCCGCCACAAACTCTATGAAAACGATACTGGTTCGGAGGACGGTAACGGGTTACCGCCACACTCTGTTGCTGTAATTGTGGATGGCGGTGATGTGACGGATATTGCTCAGGCTATCAGAGGGAATAAAGGCCAGGGGACAGCCACTCACGGTACAACATCCGTTACGGTTCCGGATAAATACGGCAATCCCCATGTAATCAAATTCTCGCGTTCCAGTGATGTGCCTGTTTATGCCCGGATTAAATTAAAAGTTTTTACGGGTTATACCTCACAGATAGGGCAGCAGATCCAGCAGGCTATTTCCGACTATATCAATAGTCTGATGATTGGTGATTCGGTCCTTTTAAGTCGCATTTACTCACCGGCGAATCTTGGCGTGGTGAGTGGCGGGAATGCACGCTATTACGATATTCAGGAACTGACGATTGGGAAATCCCCGGGGGCTTTGTCGTCATCAAACATTGATATCAGATACAACGAATCTGCGTCCTGTACCCCGGAAAATATCGTTATAACGGTGGAGTCATGA